In Lentibacillus amyloliquefaciens, one DNA window encodes the following:
- a CDS encoding DUF5592 family protein, whose protein sequence is MTYEIPKEIKAKPKILGLEMRELVILLISSLLVLTILRDLVHSVFMIPYFVAVIGFMIYLFIPSGHNPKKRHYESLILFFRHKKTGYHAMDKHKQENHQLRQ, encoded by the coding sequence ATGACATACGAGATTCCGAAAGAGATTAAGGCAAAACCGAAAATTTTAGGGTTGGAAATGCGGGAGCTAGTCATTCTATTGATTAGCTCTCTTTTAGTGTTAACGATCTTGCGGGATTTGGTTCATAGTGTTTTTATGATTCCGTATTTTGTGGCCGTGATAGGCTTCATGATTTACCTGTTTATACCATCCGGCCACAATCCGAAAAAAAGACATTATGAATCACTCATTCTATTTTTTCGCCATAAAAAGACTGGTTACCATGCCATGGATAAGCACAAGCAGGAAAATCATCAATTGCGTCAATAA
- a CDS encoding M23 family metallopeptidase produces MKHIWGAVKAIGKTKAVGWIVGLAAANIIPILIGLVLMSIMFAIIGALGGSVDEQQSNQNNPSAGYVCSATGEINQKKWDDVFQNQKRSGSLKGHGDDIIQLSEEKGLDPVLFASIALHETAWGKSNAIQQKNNPGGLMNPDGSGLFQFSTLKEGLESMSQTLYNRIKVDGLVTIEQLGSVYAPVGAENDPNNLNEHWVPTTKEIAQKLGGLTMNCEPSDQPDMELIGDKEWISSHTKNITSGFGNRSCGGCSSFHAGIDVASGGIRGAPITAFADGEIVISKANGTTFQSSSNNMGTGYGWYVEIRHDDGLRTRYAHMMEKGKPVGTNVEAGEVIGKVGSTGASTGAHLHFEVIVNGEKVDPMPYVKPFLTGEQ; encoded by the coding sequence ATGAAACATATTTGGGGTGCCGTGAAAGCCATTGGTAAGACAAAAGCGGTAGGATGGATTGTTGGTCTTGCTGCAGCGAATATCATTCCTATACTGATTGGCTTAGTCTTAATGAGTATTATGTTTGCGATTATTGGCGCATTAGGTGGGAGCGTTGACGAACAACAATCCAATCAAAATAATCCATCTGCCGGTTATGTATGTTCGGCAACAGGTGAGATTAATCAGAAAAAATGGGATGATGTTTTTCAAAATCAAAAGCGTTCAGGGTCACTAAAAGGGCATGGTGATGACATTATTCAATTGTCGGAAGAAAAAGGTCTTGATCCTGTTTTGTTTGCTTCCATTGCGTTACATGAAACCGCCTGGGGGAAATCAAATGCCATTCAACAAAAAAATAACCCCGGCGGATTGATGAATCCTGACGGAAGTGGCCTATTTCAGTTTTCAACCCTAAAAGAAGGATTAGAGTCCATGTCGCAAACATTATATAACCGTATCAAAGTGGACGGGTTGGTGACTATTGAACAATTAGGAAGTGTCTATGCACCAGTTGGTGCTGAAAACGACCCAAACAATTTAAACGAACATTGGGTGCCAACAACGAAAGAAATTGCCCAAAAGTTGGGTGGTTTAACGATGAATTGTGAACCATCTGACCAACCAGACATGGAACTGATTGGCGATAAAGAATGGATATCGTCACATACCAAAAACATTACATCGGGATTCGGAAATCGGAGTTGTGGTGGCTGTTCGTCATTTCATGCTGGTATAGATGTCGCATCGGGTGGTATTCGGGGAGCGCCAATCACAGCATTTGCGGATGGTGAAATTGTTATCAGTAAAGCAAATGGCACGACATTCCAATCAAGCAGCAACAACATGGGAACAGGTTATGGCTGGTATGTGGAAATTAGACATGACGACGGTTTAAGGACAAGATATGCGCACATGATGGAAAAGGGAAAACCAGTAGGCACAAACGTTGAAGCAGGTGAGGTCATTGGAAAAGTTGGTTCAACCGGTGCATCGACCGGTGCTCATTTACATTTTGAAGTCATCGTAAATGGTGAAAAAGTTGATCCGATGCCATACGTTAAACCGTTTTTAACAGGTGAACAGTAA
- the mobP2 gene encoding MobP2 family relaxase, producing MRSPAVVLRSKFVTPGSNTFNDYINYIDREDAKRHIHVNQSSKETDDFFVFHNFMDYMDDEAKQGDLFTKDNDQLNPNDKKTLKQQFQKAQQNESPMWQDVISFDNEWLAGQGLYNPTTHSIDEASMRKVVRETMDTVLRSEGMEKSAVWTASLHYNTDNIHVHIASTETHPTREKMDVFDKESQTWREEYRAKRKPKTLDKMKSKVANMILDRTHERNKIDDLVRGTVHHKKEHGVSLATYRQTKTLFQEAMNHLPSDKKQWRYGYQSINEARPYIDDITTIYLQKFHSDDMEQLHQQLGEEVNVMKEMYGEGSDYERYKQTKLDDLKKRMGNAVLSEMRNYAKAQNDLSFQPKRLNGWQSFNRQQSFSYRHQTVYAFNASMMKLSKAMRRTFHDYQKDRNLQEFDRLMDGYE from the coding sequence ATGCGTAGTCCTGCGGTTGTGTTACGAAGTAAATTTGTCACACCTGGTTCCAATACCTTTAACGATTACATTAATTATATCGATCGTGAAGATGCCAAGCGTCATATTCATGTGAACCAATCATCCAAAGAAACGGATGATTTTTTTGTGTTTCATAACTTCATGGATTATATGGATGATGAAGCAAAACAAGGTGATTTATTTACTAAAGATAACGATCAGTTAAATCCGAATGACAAGAAAACGTTAAAGCAACAATTTCAAAAAGCACAACAAAATGAATCACCTATGTGGCAGGATGTCATAAGTTTTGATAATGAATGGTTGGCGGGGCAAGGTCTTTATAATCCGACAACACATTCAATAGATGAAGCAAGCATGCGCAAGGTTGTTCGTGAAACAATGGACACTGTGCTGCGGTCAGAAGGTATGGAAAAATCAGCTGTATGGACAGCATCGTTACATTATAATACCGACAACATTCATGTCCATATTGCTTCAACTGAAACACATCCCACACGTGAAAAAATGGACGTATTTGATAAGGAAAGTCAAACTTGGCGAGAAGAATACCGTGCCAAACGTAAACCCAAGACACTGGATAAAATGAAATCTAAAGTGGCCAACATGATTCTGGATAGAACGCATGAACGGAATAAAATTGATGACCTTGTTCGTGGAACCGTTCATCATAAAAAAGAACATGGTGTTTCCTTGGCCACTTATCGCCAAACGAAAACATTATTTCAGGAAGCCATGAACCACCTTCCATCGGATAAGAAACAATGGCGATATGGTTATCAATCGATTAATGAAGCAAGACCGTATATAGATGACATAACAACGATTTATCTGCAGAAATTTCATAGTGACGACATGGAACAATTGCATCAGCAATTGGGTGAGGAAGTGAATGTGATGAAAGAAATGTACGGTGAAGGAAGTGATTATGAAAGGTATAAACAAACAAAACTGGATGACCTGAAGAAGCGTATGGGTAATGCAGTATTGTCTGAGATGCGGAACTATGCGAAAGCGCAAAACGATTTATCGTTTCAGCCAAAACGATTAAATGGATGGCAATCATTCAATCGGCAGCAATCATTTTCCTATCGACATCAGACTGTTTATGCGTTTAATGCTTCCATGATGAAGTTAAGTAAAGCTATGCGGAGAACATTTCATGATTATCAAAAAGACCGAAACCTGCAGGAATTTGACCGGCTAATGGATGGCTACGAATAA
- a CDS encoding restriction endonuclease — translation MDNVYFLFSIIVMALFVFPMTIKYVKKKKRFNLMKRSGIRDIDGMKGYQFEAYLQVLFKELGYQPIVTQKSGDYGADVVLKGRNKIVIQAKRYGTKHKVSMDAVREVLAAMFFYKADEAWVITNSFFTKQAETLAKACGVKLLNRYELEKFIVKINPTKQPK, via the coding sequence GTGGACAATGTATACTTCTTATTTAGTATTATAGTGATGGCGCTATTTGTTTTTCCAATGACTATAAAATACGTTAAGAAGAAAAAACGGTTTAACCTAATGAAAAGGTCAGGCATAAGAGATATTGATGGTATGAAAGGCTATCAATTTGAAGCGTACCTGCAGGTGTTGTTTAAAGAATTAGGGTATCAGCCAATTGTGACGCAAAAGTCAGGTGACTATGGCGCCGATGTGGTGCTTAAAGGTAGAAATAAAATTGTGATACAGGCAAAACGCTATGGTACTAAACACAAAGTGAGCATGGATGCCGTACGTGAAGTATTGGCGGCCATGTTTTTTTATAAGGCAGATGAAGCGTGGGTGATTACGAATTCTTTTTTCACGAAACAGGCTGAAACATTAGCCAAAGCATGTGGTGTAAAATTATTAAACCGGTATGAGTTAGAGAAATTCATTGTGAAAATTAATCCAACAAAGCAGCCAAAATAA